One Brassica napus cultivar Da-Ae chromosome C4, Da-Ae, whole genome shotgun sequence genomic region harbors:
- the LOC106396227 gene encoding protein IQ-DOMAIN 14: MGKKGSWFSAIKRVFTPHSKEKLGNEGERKNVKEKRKKGFGKLRRGEPSSIEKIFGEAERDHNLFFRPSTPPPDPDRSNPPSYSPPPPLRPASPQLPSPKPHPPPRADLPRLDPPRPPDLSASSSASASAPPPPLKPASTRVPSQRINPPIVPSPRPTSPRVVSQQAVPQKLPSPRADSLRLNNPRPSSPKPPSPRADSPRLNTPRPPSPGAEPPTLDAPRPITPRPPSPRPVSPRPVQRREIVPRPEPTLLVQHASATKIQAAFRAYMARRSFRALKGLVRLQGVVRGHSVKRQTINAMKYMQQLVRVQSQIQSRRIKTLENKAQAERDEAKWAAASDAGNGNWDDSVLTKEERDARSQRKTDAVIKRERSMAYAYSHKLWKNSPKSAASTGGLPLWWNWMDWQLPLASPAPSYRDYRLTPTRLSPSPLSHHFRHDSNFDTSTPKSSRSTLLTPSRPIRTGTSRYSRGRGQDSPFTDNDSLTSCPPFPSYMAPTVSARAKVRPSSNPKERVMGTPSSVSSERRRMSYPPTQQGMDTFRWNKGSLVMSNSSGQRGGGGPSSPGGVVLEKHKTLKSVGNLSIGSSTVSMADGRKRFNRYV, translated from the exons ATGGGGAAGAAAGGAAGTTGGTTTTCTGCAATCAAAAGGGTTTTTACTCCACATTCCAAAGAGAAGCTAGGCAAT GAAGGAGAGAGAAAGAATGTaaaagagaagaggaagaaaggTTTTGGGAAGCTAAGGCGTGGAGAGCCTAGTAGCATTGAGAAGATCTTTGGCGAGGCTGAGAGAGACCACAATCTTTTCTTCAGGCCTTCTACTCCTCCTCCTGATCCTGACCGATCAAATCCACCCTCAtactctcctcctcctcctctcagGCCTGCTTCTCCTCAGCTTCCTTCTCCAAAGCCTCATCCTCCTCCTAGAGCAGACCTTCCAAGATTGGATCCTCCAAGGCCTCCTGATCTATCAGCGTCCTCATCAGCCTCTGCCagtgctcctcctcctcctctgaaGCCTGCTTCTACTCGAGTTCCTTCTCAGAGAATTAACCCTCCCATTGTTCCTTCTCCAAGACCAACTTCACCAAGAGTTGTCTCCCAACAAGCAGTCCCTCAAAAGCTGCCTTCTCCAAGAGCAGACTCACTGAGATTGAATAATCCAAGACCATCTTCACCAAAGCCTCCTTCTCCAAGAGCAGACTCACCACGGTTGAATACTCCTAGACCTCCTTCTCCAGGAGCAGAACCACCTACACTGGATGCACCAAGGCCCATAACGCCTAGGCCTCCTTCTCCCAGACCCGTTTCACCTAGGCCTGTGCAGCGAAGGGAGATTGTCCCTAGACCAGAACCAACTCTCTTGGTCCAACATGCTTCTGCAACAAAGATCCAAGCAGCTTTCAGAGCCTACATG GCAAGGAGGAGTTTCAGAGCTCTCAAAGGACTAGTCAGGCTTCAAGGCGTGGTGAGAGGACACAGCGTGAAACGCCAGACAATAAACGCAATGAAGTACATGCAGCAACTGGTCCGTGTTCAGTCCCAGATTCAGTCACGCCGCATCAAAACGTTGGAAAACAAAGCGCAGGCTGAGAGAGACGAAGCTAAATGGGCTGCTGCATCAGACGCTGGTAATGGTAACTGGGACGACAGTGTGCTGACAAAAGAAGAAAGGGATGCAAGATCTCAGAGGAAGACCGATGCAGTCATCAAGAGGGAACGATCTATGGCCTATGCTTATTCCCACAAG TTGTGGAAGAACAGTCCCAAGTCTGCAGCTTCTACAGGTGGGCTCCCTCTATGGTGGAACTGGATGGACTGGCAGCTTCCTCTAGCTAGTCCTGCACCGAGCTACAGAGACTACAGGCTAACACCAACAAGACTGAGCCCAAGCCCTCTCTCTCACCATTTCAGGCATGACAGCAACTTCGACACTTCCACACCAAAATCGTCTAGGTCTACACTTCTCACCCCATCAAGACCCATCCGCACAGGCACATCAAGATACTCTAGAGGGAGAGGGCAAGATTCTCCTTTCACAGACAATGACAGCCTCACAAGCTGCCCTCCTTTCCCTAGCTACATGGCTCCAACGGTCTCCGCCAGGGCCAAGGTTAGACCAAGCAGCAATCCGAAGGAGAGAGTGATGGGTACACCGTCGTCGGTTAGTAGCGAGAGGAGGAGAATGTCTTATCCACCGACACAGCAAGGTATGGATACGTTTAGATGGAACAAAGGATCATTGGTCATGAGCAACAGCAGTGGCCAGAGAGGTGGTGGTGGTCCTAGTTCACCTGGAGGTGTGGTTCTTGAGAAGCACAAGACACTTAAATCAGTAGGGAATTTGAGTATTGGTTCTTCTACTGTCTCGATGGCAGATGGTAGGAAGCGGTTTAACAGATATGTGTGA
- the LOC106392502 gene encoding probable L-type lectin-domain containing receptor kinase V.3: MTMSHKILSQFIFIFVLFCCTDTSHGKLIMEESAGHMNGFTTLTNTKKNSYGQAFNDKPFPFKTSANGSLTSFSFTFFFAIVPEHKNKGSHGMAFVISPTRGIPGASPDQYLGIFNATNNGESSNQIIAVELDVHKDDEFGDIDDNHVGVNINGMKSIISAPAGYYDQKGEFKTLSLISGKLLRITILYSHEERRLNVTLSPPDETYHPKRPLLSLNQDLSPYLKEDMYVGFTASTGYIGAIHYMLMWYQYTLIIVPQLDFAIPIFPPYPMIESQVKRIVLATSLTLALFVAFAASALLLFLYKKHKKVLEVLEEWEIECGPHRFAYSELFKATNGFKQILGEGGFGKVFKGTLPGSETKIAVKRVSRGSSQGMREFLAEVTTIGRLRHPNLVRLLGYCRYKEELYLVYDCMPNGSLDKYLYGSDQEQLSWSQRFKIIKDVASALSYLHHDWLQVVIHRDIKPANVLLDDKMNASLGDFGLAKLHERGHEVQTSRVAGTFGYMAPELVRTGRPTTGTDVYAFGVFMLEVSCGRRMFEPRAESEQAVLPDWVVNRWERGDIEEAACERIRQDHDKGELELLLKLGVLCSHQAEEVRPDMSTVVKILEGVSELPDNVLDIVRTEKKEKWYENFSEVLDSTMESASNLNVTEPIASLERTKLLL, encoded by the coding sequence ATGACCATGTCTCACAAAATCCTCTCTcagtttatttttatctttgttCTGTTTTGTTGTACGGACACCTCTCATGGAAAGCTGATTATGGAAGAATCAGCTGGTCACATGAATGGTTTCACGACTCTAACCAACACCAAGAAGAACTCTTATGGTCAAGCCTTCAACGACAAACCATTCCCTTTCAAGACTTCTGCAAACGGTTCACTGACTTCATTCTCTTTCACCTTCTTCTTTGCCATCGTCCCTGAGCATAAGAACAAAGGCTCTCACGGTATGGCCTTTGTGATCTCTCCAACTAGAGGCATCCCCGGTGCATCCCCTGATCAGTACCTTGGTATCTTCAACGCTACAAACAACGGAGAAAGCTCTAACCAGATCATTGCTGTTGAGCTTGATGTACATAAAGATGATGAGTTTGGTGACATTGATGATAACCATGTTGGTGTCAACATAAACGGCATGAAGTCCATCATATCTGCTCCTGCAGGTTACTATGATCAAAAGGGTGAGTTTAAAACCCTTTCTTTGATCAGTGGCAAGCTACTTCGAATCACTATTCTGTATAGTCATGAAGAGAGACGACTCAATGTTACATTATCACCACCAGATGAGACTTATCATCCCAAACGGCCTCTTCTTTCACTGAACCAAGACCTGTCACCTTATCTTAAGGAGGATATGTACGTTGGCTTCACAGCCTCCACTGGATATATTGGAGCAATACATTACATGCTGATGTGGTATCAATATACTTTAATCATTGTTCCACAGCTGGATTTCGCTATACCGATCTTTCCTCCATATCCAATGATAGAGTCTCAGGTGAAACGGATTGTTTTGGCAACCTCATTGACTTTGGCTCTCTTTGTTGCCTTTGCTGCATCAGCTTTACTTCTTTTCTTGTATAAGAAGCATAAGAAGGTCTTGGAGGTTCTTGAGGAATGGGAAATAGAATGTGGACCTCATAGGTTTGCTTACAGTGAACTCTTTAAAGCAACAAATGGTTTCAAGCAAATTCTAGGTGAAGGAGGGTTTGGTAAGGTCTTTAAAGGCACACTTCCAGGTTCTGAGACAAAGATTGCAGTTAAACGGGTTTCTCGTGGTTCGAGTCAAGGGATGAGAGAGTTCTTGGCTGAGGTAACAACCATAGGTCGTCTTAGACACCCGAATCTAGTTAGGCTTCTTGGTTACTGCAGGTACAAAGAAGAACTCTACTTAGTTTATGACTGTATGCCCAATGGAAGCCTTGACAAGTACCTGTACGGATCAGATCAAGAACAGCTCTCTTGGAGTCAACGTTTCAAGATTATTAAAGACGTTGCTTCTGCGCTCTCCTACCTCCATCATGATTGGTTACAAGTTGTGATTCATAGAGACATCAAGCCTGCGAATGTCTTACTTGACGATAAGATGAATGCAAGTCTTGGAGATTTCGGATTGGCAAAGCTACATGAACGTGGACATGAAGTTCAAACCTCTAGAGTGGCTGGAACATTCGGGTACATGGCACCAGAGCTGGTGAGAACAGGGAGACCAACCACGGGAACAGATGTTTACGCCTTTGGTGTGTTTATGCTTGAAGTTTCTTGCGGTAGAAGAATGTTTGAGCCACGAGCTGAGTCAGAACAGGCTGTTCTTCCTGACTGGGTGGTTAACCGCTGGGAAAGAGGTGACATCGAAGAGGCGGCTTGTGAAAGAATCAGACAAGATCATGATAAGGGAGAGCTAGAGCTTCTTCTGAAGCTAGGAGTGTTGTGTTCACACCAGGCTGAAGAGGTTAGGCCGGATATGTCTACGGTGGTTAAGATATTGGAAGGAGTCTCTGAGCTTCCTGATAATGTTCTTGATATTGTTAGAAccgagaagaaggagaaatggTACGAGAATTTCAGCGAAGTGCTTGATTCCACGATGGAGTCTGCAAGTAACTTGAACGTTACGGAACCGATAGCTTCCTTGGAGCGGACAAAGTTGCTTCTCTAG